TAGAAGAACTGAATATTCCAAATTTGAATTCTTCGGGAATAGAAGAGGATACAGTGAAACTCGCTTTGACACAACCGTGTGCAAACGGATGTGCGTCCCGTTTTGTTTCGCTACCTTGGGGATATTTTTCTTTGAGAGAGGAAATTAAAAGTGCGAGTGTGTCTTCTGTTGTTTTTTCCTCTCCCGGAAAAGTAAATTCCTCTCCTGGTTTTAGATCCCTCGGGATTTTAACTCTGGGTCCTTGTCCCACTCGATAGAGCAGCAGGAGTAAAAGGAAAACCCCAAGCGTTATATATCCGATTTTTTTTCCCATCATTACACTCCGATTAATCCAAAGATCGAATCATGAACTTTAGAAAAATTCTTCTCTTTTATTTTTGAGGAATGATAATCCAGCGTTTTTATTTTCTCAGAGAGGGAAGTTAGAAAGAAAAAAATCGGCTTTTTAGATTTAAAATTTGATAGAACGAGAATGAAAAGAAGGTAAAAATTGAAGATTTTTTCTTTCAAGGGACATAGGAAAAAGCTGAATTCTCAAAAAACGCGCCAAAAATCCGATTCAAATTTCGTTTTTTTGTTGAAAAACAAAATTCAAACAGCCACAGAAGTAACGGGACAACCATGGAAATAACCGTACAAGACGATATTCATATCATAAAAATTGCAGGATCCATTCTTCAATCAGACAGTGAAGAATTGGACCGAAACTTAAGTGAGCACAATTTCGATCCAAGTCCGAAAGTTATCATCGATTTGACGGAAGTGAATCACATCTGTTCTACCGCGCTAGGTATCATTGTTTCTTATAAAAAGAAATTTAAAAGTGCGGAAGGGGACATCATCATTGTAGTCAACGACGAGGACCTTTTACAGCTTTTTGAGATCACGATGTTGGATAAGGTTTTTAAAATAGTTCCTAATATCGAAGATGCATTCGACGAATTTAAGCTGAATCGCTGATCTTTTCTTGAAACAAATCGCCTTTGCCACAAACAATCAGCACAAGGTAAGGGAAGTTGGTTTCATCCTTTCCGAGTTAGGAATTCAGATCCTTACTCCTAATGATCTGAGAATTTCTTTTAACGTCGAAGAAACCGGTTTTACATTTGCGGAAAACGCTCTCATTAAAGCGAGAGAACTGTTTCGTTTGACGAAACTTCCTTCCATTGCGGACGATTCCGGAATCTGTGTCTCAGCGCTTGGAGGAGAACCGGGGATTTATTCCGCTAGATTCGGAGGCCCTAGTCTAAAAGACGAGGATCGTGCCCTTCTCCTTTTGGAAAAAATGAAAGAAAATTCGGACCGTAGGGCACATTACATTTGTGTTATCGCTTACGTAGACGAAACCACCGAACAAAGTTTTGAAGGCAGATGCGAAGGAATCATTTCGAAAGAATATGATAGAATCGGAATGTACGGTTTCGGATATGACCCTATTTTTATTTATCCTCCCTTTCAAAAGCCTTTTTCACAGGTTTCGGAAGCGGAAAAAAATTCGGTTTCCCATAGAAGAAAAGCTTTGGAAGGATTTTTAAAATTCTTAAAAACGAAATCGTAAAAACATCTTCCATAATTTATCCAAAAGATTTAAAGTCTGTCCCAAAAACCTGAAAAGAAATCAGTTACAATTATTCAGTGAGTTAGCTTTGTCCGCAAAGATTATAGGCTTTGTAAAATCTCTGTCAACTTTCCGCGAGGACCGGGCCGCCGGACAAACGTTTGTAGAATTCGGCGCCTTCTCTTTCCAAAAAGTCTTCGTAAGTTCCTTTGAAATCGCGGATTCCTTCGGTGGAAACTTCGATCACGCGAGTCGCGAGCGAGGACACAAATTCCCGGTCGTGTGAAACAAAAATTACGGTTCCTTCAAATATGGATAAGGCGTAGTTTAGCGCCTCAATCGTTTCCAAATCCAAGTGATTCGTGGGTTCGTCGAGAGCTAAAAGATTGTCTCCGGAGATAATCATTCTTCCGATGATCAGTCTGGACTTTTCCCCTCCGGAAAGAACATTCGTGGATTTTTTAGCCATATCTCCGCTAAATAACATTCTCCCTAAAATCGCACGGATCTCCTCCATCTCGGTTCCGGGATCGGCGTATCTGTAAAGCCATTCTACAAGCGTATCAGAATCTTCTAATATGCCTTCCCTGTGATCCTGTGGAAAAACCGAAGACGTAACCGAATCTCCCATCGAGACCTTTCCCGCATCGGGTTCGATCTGTTTCATTAGTGTTTTTAAGAGTGTCGTTTTTCCGACGCCGTTGGTCCCGATGATCGCAATCTTTTCGCCCTTGGTGAT
The nucleotide sequence above comes from Leptospira weilii. Encoded proteins:
- a CDS encoding STAS domain-containing protein, whose translation is MEITVQDDIHIIKIAGSILQSDSEELDRNLSEHNFDPSPKVIIDLTEVNHICSTALGIIVSYKKKFKSAEGDIIIVVNDEDLLQLFEITMLDKVFKIVPNIEDAFDEFKLNR
- the rdgB gene encoding RdgB/HAM1 family non-canonical purine NTP pyrophosphatase, which gives rise to MKQIAFATNNQHKVREVGFILSELGIQILTPNDLRISFNVEETGFTFAENALIKARELFRLTKLPSIADDSGICVSALGGEPGIYSARFGGPSLKDEDRALLLLEKMKENSDRRAHYICVIAYVDETTEQSFEGRCEGIISKEYDRIGMYGFGYDPIFIYPPFQKPFSQVSEAEKNSVSHRRKALEGFLKFLKTKS